One genomic region from Mangifera indica cultivar Alphonso chromosome 17, CATAS_Mindica_2.1, whole genome shotgun sequence encodes:
- the LOC123200943 gene encoding pleiotropic drug resistance protein 1-like isoform X5: MTLLLGPPSSGKTTLLLTLAGKLGKDLKFSGRVTYNGHGMEEFVPQRTSAYISQYDLHIGEMTVRETLAFSARCQGVGPRYETLAELSRREKAANIKPDPDIDLYMKAASLEGQETNVVTDYVLKILGLEVCADTMVGDEMIRGISGGQKKRVTTGEMLVGPARALFMDEISTGLDSSTTFQIVNSLRQSIHIFNGTAVISLLQPAPETYELFDDIVLLSDGHIVYQGPRENVLEFFEYMGFKCPERKGVADFLQEVTSRKDQEQYWANKDEPYSFVASQEFAEAFQSFHIGRKLGDELATPFDKSKSHPAALTKEKYGCSKKELLKACISREYLLMKRNSFVYIFKMFQLILAAVVTMTLFLRTEMHRETVADGGIYLGTLFFALVMIMFNGFSELAMTIMKLPVFYKQRDLLFYPSWAYSLPTWVLKIPITFVEVGVWVFTTYYVIGYDPNIKRFFRQYLILLCVNQMASGLFRCIGAIGRNIIVANTFGSFALLSVLVLGGFVLSRVDVKSWWLWGYWFSPMMYGQNAMAVNEFLGNSWSPPNSKESLGVQVMKSRGLFPEAYWYWIGVGALIGYVFLFNFLFTMALKYLDPLGKPQAILTQEAFDEKCGSKGGELMELTHRGKLSSSKRRGMILPFEPHSITFDEIRYAVDMPQEMKAQGIAADRLELLKGLSGAFRPGVLTALMGVSGAGKTTLMDVLSGRKTGGYISGTITISGYLKKQETFARISGYCEQTDIHSPHVTVYESLLYSAWLRLPIEVNSDTRKMFIKEVMELVELNPIREALVGLPGVNGLSTEQRKRLTIAVELVANPSIIFMDEPTSGLDARAAAIVMRTVRNTVDTGRTVVCTIHQPSIDIFDAFDELLLLKRGGEEIYVGPLGRHSSQLIKYFEGIEGVPKIRDGHNPATWMLEVTTTAQEAGLGINFTDIYKNSELYRRNKNLIKELSTPPPGSKDLYFGTKYSQSFFTQCKACLWKQHMSYWRNPPYTAVRLFFTTFIALMFGTIFWDIGSERKRQQDLFNAMGSMYAAVLFIGAQNATSVQPVVAIERTVFYRERAAGMYSTLPYAFGQVAIELPHILVQTIIYGVIVYATIGFDWTVSKFFWYLIIMYLTLLYFTFYGMMAVAVTPNHNIAAIVSSFFYIMWNLFSGFIIPRPRMPLWWRWYYWICPVSYTLYGLVVTQFGDIEETLESGEKVKDFVSHYFGYDSDFVGIVGIILAGITVFFGFCFAFAIKTFNFQKR, encoded by the exons ATGACATTGCTTCTAGGCCCTCCAAGTTCAGGAAAGACCACATTACTATTGACTTTGGCAGGAAAACTTGGAAAAGACTTGAAA TTTTCGGGGAGAGTTACATATAATGGACATGGGATGGAAGAGTTTGTACCACAGAGGACATCAGCTTACATAAGTCAATATGATTTGCATATTGGAGAAATGACAGTAAGAGAAACATTGGCTTTCTCAGCAAGATGTCAAGGGGTCGGTCCCCGTTATG AGACGTTGGCAGAACTATCAAGAAGAGAAAAGGCTGCAAATATCAAACCAGATCCTGATATTGATCTTTACATGAAG GCAGCATCACTGGAAGGGCAGGAGACAAATGTAGTTACAGACTATGTTCTTAAG attttgggTCTTGAAGTATGTGCTGACACCATGGTGGGAGATGAAATGATTCGAGGCATCTCTGGTGGACAAAAGAAGCGAGTCACTACAG GGGAAATGCTAGTTGGACCAGCAAGAGCACTTTTCATGGATGAAATATCAACTGGGTTGGACAGTTCAACTACATTCCAAATTGTAAACTCACTTAGACAGTccattcatatatttaatgGAACTGCTGTTATTTCTCTTCTCCAACCAGCACCAGAAACATATGAATTATTTGACGACATAGTTCTTCTCTCTGATGGCCATATTGTGTATCAAGGTCCCCGCGAAAATGTGTTAGAATTCTTTGAATACATGGGCTTCAAGTGTCCTGAGAGGAAAGGAGTTGCTGATTTCTTACAAGAA GTGACTTCAAGGAAAGATCAAGAGCAGTACTGGGCAAACAAAGATGAGCCTTATAGCTTTGTTGCCTCTCAGGAATTTGCTGAAGCTTTTCAATCATTTCATATTGGTCGAAAACTGGGTGATGAACTTGCTACTCCATTTGACAAGTCCAAAAGTCACCCAGCTGCTTTAACAAAGGAGAAATATGGCTGCAGCAAGAAAGAACTACTGAAAGCTTGTATCTCAAGAGAATATTTACTCATGAAGAGAAACTCATTTGTCtacattttcaaaatgtttcag CTTATTTTGGCTGCAGTAGTGACAATGACACTATTTCTACGGACTGAGATGCACCGGGAAACAGTGGCAGATGGTGGAATTTATCTGGGAACCCTGTTCTTCGCATTGGTTATGATTATGTTCAACGGATTCTCAGAGCTCGCCATGACTATAATGAAACTTCCTGTATTCTACAAGCAAAGGGACCTTCTTTTTTACCCTTCATGGGCTTACTCATTGCCTACATGGGTCCTTAAGATCCCAATCACTTTCGTTGAAGTTGGTGTTTGGGTTTTCACAACTTACTATGTTATAGGCTATGATCCAAATATTAAAAg GTTTTTCAGACAGTACTTGATACTCCTATGTGTAAACCAGATGGCGTCTGGACTATTTCGATGTATCGGAGCCATCGGACGGAATATAATTGTTGCAAACACGTTTGGTTCATTTGCTTTACTGTCAGTCTTGGTGCTGGGTGGATTTGTCTTATCACGAG TTGATGTAAAGAGTTGGTGGCTGTGGGGTTATTGGTTCTCGCCAATGATGTATGGGCAGAATGCTATGGCTGTGAATGAATTTCTGGGGAATAGTTGGAGTC CTCCTAATTCTAAAGAATCATTAGGAGTTCAGGTCATGAAGAGTCGTGGGCTCTTTCCAGAAGCATATTGGTATTGGATTGGAGTAGGAGCTTTGATTGGATATGTATTtctattcaattttctttttacaatGGCTTTAAAGTATCTTGATC CCTTGGGAAAGCCTCAGGCAATTCTAACCCAAGAGGCCTTTGATGAGAAATGTGGTAGCAAAGGAGGGGAGCTAATGGAGCTAACACACAGGGGAAAGTTATCTTCTAGTAA AAGGCGGGGAATGATTCTTCCTTTTGAACCTCATTCTATTACCTTCGATGAAATCAGATATGCAGTAGACATGCCACAG GAAATGAAAGCTCAAGGTATTGCTGCGGATAGACTAGAACTTTTGAAGGGTTTGAGTGGTGCTTTTAGGCCAGGTGTGCTCACCGCTCTCATGGGAGTAAGTGGGGCTGGAAAGACCACTCTAATGGATGTTTTGTCTGGAAGAAAAACAGGTGGATATATCTCTGGTACAATCACAATATCTGGGTACCTGAAAAAGCAAGAAACATTCGCTCGCATTTCAGGATATTGCGAGCAAACTGATATTCATTCTCCTCATGTTACCGTCTATGAGTCCTTGCTCTATTCTGCTTGGCTTCGGTTGCCTATTGAGGTCAATTCTGATACCAGAAAG ATGTTTATTAAGGAAGTGATGGAGCTTGTGGAGCTGAACCCAATAAGGGAAGCCCTTGTTGGATTGCCTGGCGTGAATGGGCTCTCAACTGAGCAGAGAAAAAGGCTGACCATCGCAGTAGAACTTGTTGCTAACCCATCAATTATATTCATGGATGAGCCAACTTCTGGCCTTGATGCTCGGGCAGCTGCAATAGTAATGAGAACAGTGAGGAACACGGTGGACACCGGTCGGACAGTGGTTTGCACCATTCACCAGCCTAGTATCGATATATTTGACGCTTTTGatgag CTACTTCTATTGAAACGGGGAGGCGAAGAGATATATGTCGGTCCATTAGGCCGCCATTCTTCCCAGTTGATCAAGTACTTTGAGGGAATTGAAGGAGTGCCAAAGATTAGAGATGGTCATAATCCTGCAACCTGGATGTTGGAGGTTACAACAACAGCACAAGAAGCAGGCCTAGGAATCAACTTCACTGACATATACAAAAACTCAGAGTTATACAG GAGAAACAAGAATTTGATCAAAGAATTAAGCACCCCTCCACCAGGTTCAAAAGATCTTTACTTTGGGACCAAATATTCACAATCTTTCTTCACACAATGCAAAGCTTGCTTGTGGAAACAGCATATGTCATACTGGAGAAACCCACCATACACTGCTGTTAGACTTTTCTTCACAACTTTTATAGCTTTGATGTTTGGGACAATTTTCTGGGATATTGGCTCCGAAAG AAAAAGGCAACAAGATCTTTTTAATGCAATGGGCTCCATGTATGCTGCTGTGCTATTCATTGGTGCGCAAAATGCAACATCAGTGCAGCCAGTTGTGGCTATTGAAAGAACAGTGTTTTACAGAGAAAGAGCAGCTGGAATGTATTCAACTTTACCATATGCATTTGGCCAG GTTGCAATAGAGCTTCCACACATTTTAGTACAGACAATTATATACGGTGTTATAGTATACGCTACAATAGGATTCGACTGGACAGTGAGCAAGTTCTTCTGGTATCTCATCATCATGTACTTGACACTTTTATACTTCACATTCTACGGAATGATGGCAGTCGCTGTTACTCCTAATCACAACATCGCCGCCATAGTATCTTCCTTCTTCTATATAATGTGGAACCTCTTTTCAGGGTTCATCATTCCTCGACCG AGGATGCCACTGTGGTGGAGATGGTATTATTGGATATGTCCAGTGAGTTACACCTTGTATGGCCTGGTAGTTACACAATTTGGAGATATAGAAGAGACATTAGAATCTGGTGAGAAGGTGAAGGATTTTGTGAGCCATTACTTTGGCTATGACTCTGACTTTGTGGGTATAGTTGGAATCATATTGGCTGGAATTACTGTGTTTTTTGGATTCTGTTTTGCCTTTGCCATTAAGACATTTAACTTCCAGAAAAGATGA